From the Maniola jurtina chromosome Z, ilManJurt1.1, whole genome shotgun sequence genome, one window contains:
- the LOC123880573 gene encoding triosephosphate isomerase, with amino-acid sequence MGRKFVVGGNWKMNGDKNQINEIVNNLKKGPLDPNAEVIIGVPAIYLAYVKSIVPDSISVAAQNCWKVSKGAFTGEISPAMIKDVGVGWVILGHSERRTIFGEKDDLVADKVAHALESGLKVIACIGETLEEREAGKTEEVVFRQTKALLPAIGNNWANVVLAYEPVWAIGTGKTASPQQAQDVHASLRGWLSSNASADVAQSVRIQYGGSVTASNAKELAACPDIDGFLVGGASLKPEFIDIVNATQ; translated from the exons ATGGGCCGTAAATTCGTCGTTGGCGGTAACTGGAAGATGAATGGGGATAAGAACCAGATAAATGAAATTGTCAACAATTTGAAGAAGGGACCCCTGGATCCAAATGCCGAA GTTATAATCGGAGTGCCTGCCATCTACCTGGCCTATGTCAAAAGCATTGTCCCTGATTCCATCAGTGTAGCTGCTCAGAACTGCTGGAAGGTGTCAAAGGGAGCCTttacag GTGAAATTTCCCCTGCAATGATCAAAGACGTTGGTGTTGGCTGGGTTATTTTGGGACACTCTGAACGGAGGACCATCTTTGGTGAAAAGGATGACTTGGTTGCTGATAAG GTTGCACATGCCCTTGAATCCGGGTTGAAGGTCATAGCCTGTATTGGAGAAACTCTTGAAGAGAGGGAAGCAGGAAAAACTGAAGAGGTTGTCTTCAGACAGACTAAGGCTCTTTTGCCAGCCATTGGCAACAACTGGGCCAACGTTGTGTTGGCGTACGAGCCTGTATGGGCCATTGGTACTGGCAAAACTGCCTCACCGCAACAG GCCCAGGACGTCCACGCGTCCCTCCGAGGCTGGTTATCTTCCAACGCCTCTGCGGACGTCGCACAGTCCGTGCGCATCCAATATGGCGGTTCAGTGACGGCTTCCAACGCAAAGGAGCTCGCCGCATGTCCAGACATCGACGGCTTTCTGGTCGGTGGTGCTAGTCTTAAACCTGAATTTATCGATATTGTGAATGCTactcaataa
- the LOC123880549 gene encoding protein disulfide-isomerase A5 encodes MWHQQIWKILMLMFLCLQITSQVKRQKTSVISDIGDIKEFKKLLRSKTNILVLYVNNQKLSQNVTDVFKDAADSMKGQATLVTIDCSGSEGKKLCKKLKVSLDKPYSIKHYKDGEFHKDYDRGVTVSAMVNFLRDPTGDLPWEEDPQATDIMHLLDGEALTKFLKKGIATYKRSLVMFYAPWCGYCKTLKPDYVAAASDLKGEAILAAIDVSKPGNSKIRQLYNITGFPTLLFFEKGQYRFPYNGDNKRQAIVDFMRDPSSQLQKKKEVVDDSWSEDSDVVHLTVDTFDSVLAKADNALVVFYAPWCGHCKRIKPEFEKAAARIKDQKINGLLAAVDATKQPDLASRFGVKGYPTLKYFSKGEYQYDAGHARQEQQIIDFIKSPQEPPPPPPPEKPWSEEESAVRHLDTATFRSTLRKIKHAIVMFYAPWCGHCKSTKPEFTEAAEQFADELMVAFAAVDCTTQQELCSNYDVKGYPTLKYFSYFDKLVQDYSGGRKKADFVSFIHSQMGEQRAKESTKSNQEAGFGVNVQLAGDSDFQDVIASPNPTFVMFYATWCGHCSTVKPAYSRLATALKNENSPIKVIAVEAADNPKVADFAGVQTLPTFKIYANGKHLADYEGDRSTEDMLNFCKTYLKVKDEL; translated from the exons ATGTGGCACCAACAAATTTGGAAG ATTTTAATGCTCATGTTCTTGTGTTTACAAATAACAAGTCAAGTGAAAAGGCAAAAAACTTCAGTTATATCTGACATTGGTGATATCAAAGAGTTCAAGAAGTTGTTACGGTCAAAAACGAATATTTTAGTACTTTATGTGAATAACCAAAAGTTGTCGCAGAATGTAACGGACGTGTTTAAAGATGCGGCTGACAGTATGAAAGGACAAGCAACATTAGTCACTATTGACTGCAGTGGCAG TGAAGGCAAAAAGCTTTGCAAGAAGCTTAAAGTATCACTCGATAAGCCTTATAGTATCAAGCATTATAAAGATGGGGAGTTCCACAAGGATTATGACAGAGGAGTCACTGTTAGTGCAATGGTGAATTTCCTTAGAGATCCTACAGGAGACCTGCCCTGGGAAGAGGACCCTCAAGCAACTGACATCATGCATCTCTTGGATGGCGAG GCATTGACAAAGTTTCTGAAAAAAGGGATCGCTACTTATAAAAGATCATTGGTGATGTTCTACGCTCCATGGTGTGGGTACTGCAAAACCCTAAAACCAGATTATGTTGCAGCTGCAAGTGATTTAAAG GGTGAAGCAATACTAGCTGCCATAGATGTGTCAAAGCCGGGAAATTCTAAAATAAGGCAACTGTACAATATTACCGGTTTCCCAACGCTACTATTTTTCGA GAAAGGCCAGTATCGTTTCCCTTACAATGGCGACAACAAACGACAAGCGATAGTGGATTTCATGAGGGACCCCTCCTCACAGCTGCAGAAGAAGAAGGAGGTGGTTGATGACAGTTGGTCAGAGGACAGTGATGTGGTGCATTTGACGG TGGATACCTTTGACAGTGTACTAGCAAAGGCTGATAACGCATTGGTCGTGTTCTACGCACCCTGGTGTGGACACTGCAAACGTATAAAACCAGAGTTCGAAAAGGCAGCCGCCAGGATCAAAGATCAAAAA ATAAACGGTTTGTTAGCGGCAGTGGACGCCACTAAGCAGCCGGACCTAGCGTCGCGCTTTGGCGTGAAAGGTTACCCAACGCTAAAGTACTTCAGTAAGGGCGAGTACCAGTACGATGCGGGACACGCGCGCCAGGAACAACAGATTATTGATTTCATTAAG TCTCCACAAGagccgccaccgccgccgccgcccgagaAGCCGTGGAGCGAGGAGGAGAGCGCCGTGCGCCACCTCGACACCGCGACCTTCAGAAGCACGCTGCGCAAGATCAAGCACGCCATTGTCATGTTCTACGCGCCCT GGTGCGGACATTGCAAGAGTACAAAGCCAGAGTTCACCGAAGCAGCGGAGCAATTCGCCGACGAACTGATGGTGGCCTTCGCCGCTGTCGATTGCACCACACAGCAGGAACTATGTTCCAATTACGACGTCAAGGGATACCCCACCCTCAAGTACTTTAGCTACTTCGACAAGCTTGTTCAGGACTACAGTGGGGGTAGAAAG AAAGCGGACTTCGTGTCGTTCATACATAGTCAAATGGGCGAACAGCGAGCTAAGGAAAGCACGAAGAGTAACCAGGAGGCAGGGTTCGGGGTGAATGTGCAATTGGCTGGAGATAGCGATTTCCAAGACGTCATCGCCTCACCGAATCCGACCTTTGTCATGTTTTATGCCACAT GGTGCGGCCACTGTTCAACAGTCAAACCAGCCTACAGTCGTCTGGCAACCGCTCTAAAGAACGAAAACAGTCCAATCAAAGTGATTGCAGTCGAAGCAGCAGATAATCCTAAAGTGGCAGACTTCGCTGGCGTACAAACACTGCCAACTTTCAAAATCTACGCGAATGGAAAGCACTTGGCTGACTACGAGGGTGATAGATCTACCGAGGACATGCTTAACTTCTGCAAAACATATTTAAAGGTAAAAGACGAATTGTGA